The genome window TTCATTAATTGGTGTTCTTATTTTAGAGATCGCAAATCACAATGGGTGGTAAAGCAGTAAAGATGTATACTTGCTTTATATTTGGTCAGGACATTTGAGCTTGTAATGCCCAGCTGGACAGTATTGAGAAAAAGAGGTTTCTTTGAAAAGCCTAGACTTTCAAGCTTCTTGAAAAAGAAGCTTTTTGCAGAATCTAGCCTTAAGGGCTTCctacttatgtttttttttagagtaGATAAACTCCAAAATAAGCCAGGTCAACAAGCACTCCAAAGTTAGGACCATACTCAATTCTCTTTGGTGAAATTGTCTAGTGTACGCTACTTTAGAACTTGTTTTGTATCACTCTTTGCCTAGTCTTTGGCGAATTTTTCCTACTAACTTTTAAGTGATGCTGCTATCTAGCACTTGTCTAGTGTATAATACTTTGGAAATTGGTGTGTATCACTCTTTGGTGAATTTTTCCTCATAACTTTTAAGTGATGCTGCTATCTATCACCTTTCTAGTGTACACTACTTTGGAAATTGTTGTCTATCACTCTTTGGCGAGTTTTCCTCATAACTTTTTAGTGATGCTACTATCTAGCACCTGTCCAGTGTACAGTAcggaatttttttgtttatcacTTGTTGATTGCAACTACTTCCTACCACATGCAGGTCAAGGAATCCACAAGGAGGAGATAAAGATGTCGTATGATATGTATTCAAAATGCCTATTGGTTTTAAAGGTAATAAATGCATTGAGAACTTGATGCTTAAGGGGTTTACTTGCTTGTTATAAGTTGTAGAATGTCTTCTAATCTATCCTTTTGCAGATCTTCACATATTTTATGCTCATTCTTTGGTTTTGGCGTATGCCTGTGGCTTCTGTATCTAAGCAGCTGGTACATCCTTTTGGTAAGGACTCCAACTGCAACATATTTGCAATATATGCTGGATGATgcatttgttttattatatatgtcaGTATGATCCCTTACCTTATTCTGGGAAACAGTTTAATATTAATGTCCCGACAATGgattataaaatttatcaagTCACAAGTACATAGTCAGCCACCTCATGTTACTCTCTTctgtatttgttttcttttgacAGGTAAGATGTTATCTTGGCGAGCTGGAGGTTTTGTAAACGACAATGTCATGGTAAATATTGGTTTAGTTatcaaaaactaatttaattttgcTCTTATTCACTTATTGTATAGTTCATTTGCCAACCAAGATTATTTGGGTAGATTTGGGCCTGTAGCTCTGCAGCTTGATTAACTACTTGGTCAGAGAACCATCTCAGTCTTGGCATGAGCTATGAAATGATTCATTTTATAGCGCACTCTTCTATACTCTTTAACATATTCTACTATTCTAGTGACACTGCCCTAAACAGCTTTTGACAAATTTGGAAGACCTAACAGTATTATCCTTTTAGGGAGCAATCGCTTTCCCTTAGGTACCATTTCTAGCAACGTTACAATAGACAGCTTCTGGGATTTTGTTTTTCCTAAATTGGCTATATTATCCTGAAGTATTTTCGGGTTTTGTCTTGTGACATGAGTCATGACTTCTGAAATCCAGTGTATTCATTTTCTTTAACATTTGCAAATGAtttctttcaagtttcaagagACTGCTTCCTTGCCCATTTGTCATCTGCTTCTGCTCTTTTGTTCCGTTACAAagcttattaataaatatgtgtTGTAATTGCAGGTTGGGATCATTCCATGGTTAATCCTGTGTACTAGGGTCAGCAAAACTATATGCTGGAAAGTACTGAAATAGGAGAATAGAACATTACTGAGATTGTGACCTAACCAATTTTTGTTTAATGTAAATTTCTTATCAATTCACTTCTCTGTATTCTATTGAATTATGCCCAGTGCTTGATTGATCTTCTCCTTGTAGGAGGTTTACCATTACACCATTACAGCCTTACCGGATTACATTTGAACAGAggaattttcattttaatttttttctcattatGATAGAGTATTGTGTTCCAACAAATTCTCAATTGGTGAATATATCAATAAAACATGAAAATggattcttcaaaaaaaaaaaaaatgaaaatggaaattTGAATGCTGAAAGTGACACGGCCATGCAAAATGCCACAAAATGCAAACAAGAATTTAGGGTGCTTGGTTCACAGATGTtttaaattgattatatttttggGAATTTTATTTAACCTAAGAAATAAGAATGTTGcgaaatgtaattttcttaggaaaaaaaaataaaacgaaGTTTGagaatattatgtattttttaattataaataaacattCTTTTAAATTGAACAAGAGAAACTgatattttattgttattataagatctaatatatgaatgtattatatatatatatatatatatatatatatatatatatatatatatatatatatatatatttgttaaattaTACTATCATATTTATAATGAGAGGATGTttttctatacatttttcttctaTGAAATTTTTATAACATCTTTCGTTCTTTGGATATTAATTATGCAAAAATTTGGTAGAGAAGTATAGTAATCAATGCAAagattcaaaaatcaaaatataaaaattactatttagcttaatttaaaatatctttCTTTTACTTAAAGTATTATTATATCCGGAAAAATTAAGAAGTATGAGGGGAAAAGCAAAGCATATTTTTCCATGGATTAATAAAATTCGGATATTTGTAGCAGTTGAGGAAAAATATTTGAGGCACGTACAACGGCCCTGTACCGAGTCCAATGGCGATGGATGACCCCACATCGTATCCGCCCATCGAACCCTCTAACTTCGATCTAATCGTAATCGGCACCGGTCTACCGGAATCCATCGTCGCGGCGGCCGCCTCTGCCGCCGGAAAATCCGTCCTCCACCTCGACTCCAACTCCTTCTACGGCAGTCATTACGCTTCTCTCCCCCTCGACGACTTCACTTCCTTTCTGCAATCCCATTCTAACTCCGCCTCCATTCCCGCTCCTTCCCAGCCCCACGATGAATCCGATTATGATCTCGTGCCTCTTTGTACTCGCCAGGTCTACTCCTCCATCGATGTCTCCGCGCACTCTACCGAACCTCTGGAGCACTCGCGAAAATTCTGCATCGATTTGGCTGGACCTAGGGTTCTGTTATGCGCCGATGATATGATCAATCTCATTTTGAAGACGGACATCAATCAGTACATGGAGTTCAAGTCTGTGGACGCGAGCTTTATTTGTGATGGAGACGGCAATTTGGCCAATGTGCCGGATTCGCGCAGTGCGATTTTCAAGGACCGTAGCTTGAGCTTTCCTGAGAAGAATCAGTTGATGAGGTTCTTCAAGCTGGTGCAGGGGCATTTGGGGGGCGATGACACTGAAAGTAACAAGATATCCGAGGAGGATCTGGAATGTCCGTTTTATGAATTCCTCAACAGAATGGGGCTTTCGTCCAAGCTAAAATCGTACACATCGAATTGCCTTTCCTCTAGCTGTTAGTGAGAACTCTAGATTCCATTGTTTTAATTGAAATTACCTTTCTGGTTTCCACATGATCACAttcacttcattttttttcttcctgtttttcaaattcttttgcTAATATACGGATTTCGGAAGTATACTAACTGCTTGTTGGCCCTCAGCTCATGGAGTTTATTTACATCTATAAAAAAACCATAAGCTGGCAAAACACTAAATATACGAaatgtttttataaattaaaactagATAAGAGAAAAAAGCCTCTTTTTTGAGGAGCTCCTAGCCAGGCTAAATAAGCACTACTAATTGCTGAGCCTTCCACCTTCGCACAAGGTGGTGACTTTATATCCACTGATTTAATTTTTGAACACGATTTAATGAGAATTACTTGCAGAGATTCTAGTATTCTGTATTTTTAATGTGTTGTTTTTATGGTGAACTGATTGGTTAGAGAAGAACATGATGTTTCAGTTTATAAATAAATGCACCTGAAAACATGTTTATATCTATTCTGATTACATGTGGTGGTAAGAGTACTTGTCCTCTGGACTCTGCCCACTGCCCTTTTTAGAATTCTGGAGGTTATCATGTAGCACAAACTGATTCTTTTCACCAACTAGATGCAGTACCCTAAATTGATGTGTATATTAGTCAGAAAACTTGCACTACCTAGATGTGCTTCTTCTTTTGAGAAGTTAAAGTTTTGCTCTTTACTTAATCGTGAGAAACTAAAAAGGGAAGGGAAGAACTTTCAGAAAATGGAAATCCAGTTCTAATTTCTTTTTCCTCATTTGTTTTTCTGGCAAAGTAATGAGTAAGCAAATTTGCTAGGTTAGTTTTGGTAAAGAATTTTTTGCCTGCTTTTCTGAATGCAATTTCTTTTGGCACTCATTCCATGCTGATATTGTGCTTGCCCTAGGATTTTTgtgctcctttttttttttttggggatttCTTATCATAAATAAACTAACTCATATTATGCTTGCCTTATAGGATTATACTCTATGCAATAACCATGGCAACGTATGATCAGGAAAATGTGGATGCCTGTAAAGATGTTCTCAAGACAAGGGACGGGATAAACCATTTAGCTCTTTATCACTCTTCAGTTGGCAGGTTATTTCTCATCCTTTCTAGGCAGTCATTGACTACTTATGGTTGTTTCTTAAACTGTTTGACCAAACATAGAACGATAGACATTCATAAGTAATATCTACACTTAAACATGAGAGAGTTTTGTTAACAGCCTATAGTATGCAgaaagcttcttcttcttcttctttatcttTTAAATAACCTTTATACTGGTGTGATTTTCAGTGATCTGTACTTGATGAACAAAGATTTGTGCAGACACGGATTTCAAATACCATGCTTTGTCTGTTATGCTAAGATTGGTGaaaattgcaaaatataagcAAATGCATGTTAAGTTACTTCTATTAGATTGGAGGTCCTTAGCATAATCTAGGTTATTTTTTTCTCATGTATTTGGTTGTCAAAATCATTTAGTGGGCCCTTTCATCATGATATGATCGTTTATCTTCCAGAAAGATTTATATTAACAGAGTTTGCATGAGACTATGCAATTTACCTAGTGAGAAATTTTGTGCCCTTGCTCTTCAATCTCTCAGGTTTTCTAATGCCCCTGGCGCTATGATTTACCCAATCTATGGTCAAGGGGAACTTTCACAAGCCTTTTGCCGTCGTGCTGCTGTGAAAGGCTGTATATATGTAAGTTGAGCATAATTCTctgatttctctctctctctctctctctctttttcatAGATAGTGCAATTATAATTCTAGCTTTGCACTATGGTTGTTCTTCATTGACTATGATGTTTTTTGTGCAAATGTGCAATATGTACTATTAATCCATAAGGTATGTATAGTTGGAAGCTCCTCACCAACCTTTTTATCCATGTGTTGTGCTGAGCTGTAATGTGCTTTGTCTTGGCATTTTGTTTCCAGGTTCTTCGGATGCCTGTCCATTTTCTTCTCAAGGACAAGGTTGGAATgatattgctttttttttttactggaTTTATAGACTATTATTAACATATATGGATTTCTCTTGTTTTGGGTTCATCTTTTTATATTTGTCACTTCGACATTTTTGCAGGGCAGTGGAAATTATAAGGGTGTCAAATTGTCTTCTGGACAAGAATTGTTTAGCCATAATCTGATATTAGCTCCATCATTTGTAATTCCCTCTGCTATGGTTGATTCTTCTGCTCATTGTCTGCAAGATGGTTCTTTTGATTTTGGTAGAGAAGATGTAAAAGAGAAGCTGGTTAAGGGAATATGCATTACAAAATGCTCATTAAAACCAGATGTGGCAAACTGCTTGGTGTTCTTTCCTCCCGGATGTATGTTTAATCTAAATGTTGGGAAACTTCAACATTTCAATTATTTCATGTATTGATTTTTTCCTCTTCCTCCAGCTTTGTTCCCTGACCAGGTGACTTCAATCCGTGTCTTCCAGTTAAGCAGCAATGTTGCAGTTTGCCCCTCTGGAATGTGAGTTACTTCATTTGTCCCAATTTTTCTTTCTTAGCCTACTACTGGATTCAGAATGTACATAGTATGCCGTCTTTTACCTATTGAGTGTTCTTCTTGTTCACCCCATGCTCTGTCACCAACTTGAGAAATGTATTTTAGCTAAGCTTGCAACATAGCCCATCTGTCTTGGTGAGGAACTGAGGAtaatttgtgtgtgtatatatatatagtgtagcGTCTTAACTCTTAATAAGATGCATTTGTTGCATAATGGTTTTGGTGCATAGTAGTTGTAAGAAAGTAATTATATCCATCACTTTTTCTTCAGGTTTGTGACTTACCTTTCAGTTATATGTGATGATGCTGTGCAAGGGAAGAAATTACTGGAGGCAGCCATTAATGCATTGTTCTCTATTCCTGTTTCTGGAGTTCCTGAAAGTAACTCTGCAGATAATCCAAATTCAAATACGAAGCCTGATTTACTTTGGAGTGCGTTGTATGTACAGGAGCTGATAAAGGTTAGTGTTGTTCTTCTATTCTGTGAatcatatttatgttaaaatatCACTAGCATGTTcccatatttaatatttcaaatagtCGTGCCATCAGTTTGCTCATGCAGTTTAGTGTTCTGTGCACATTGGTCTTGTAGGAATGCCTCTATATATTTGACATTGATTTGTTGCATGTGCAGCAGTGACACTATGATTCTAGCAAAACTACTTGGGTGTATACTGACATATGTTACTCATCAATGGTTTATATTCCCTGACACATTTCAAATCAATTTCAGGATTCATTTGATTCCTTCATATCTGTCTCTATGCCTGACTGGAAGCTGCATTACAGTGATCTTTTGTCTGCATCAGTGAAGgtaatttgttacttatatacacattttttaatGGTGTATGTCAGAAACAAATTCTTCCTTGCCCGTCTTAGCTGCTTAAACATTCTTTGCATTCTTTCTATCCTCTGTCTCATGTATGAACTTACTTAAGATGATATAGTATATTCACCGTTTCTTTAAATGCTACTCCGTAATACTAATTCTTGTCTTTGTGCTACTCTGacagatatttcaaaaaatataccCTAATGAAGAATTCTTTCCAAAAGCTGCACCCACCAAGGAGCACAAGGATGATGGTGTGTCTGAGCTCGAGCCTTCAGCTGAAGATGTGCCCGAGCTCGAGCCTTCAGCTGAAGATGTGCCCGAGCTCGAGCCTTCGGCTGAAGATGTGCCCGAGCTCAAGCCCAAGCCTTCGGTTGAAGATGTGCCCGAGCTCAAGCCTTCGGCTGATGGTGTGCCCGAGCTTGAGCCTTCGGCTGAAGGTGTGCCTGTGGATGGTGGTGTGGCCGAGCCCAAGCCTTCGGCAGATGGTGTGCCCGAGCTCGAGCCTTCGGCTGTAGGTGTGCCTGAGCTCAAGTCTTCGGCTGAAGGTGATCCTGTTGGGACGTAGTCCCAGCAGGCGGGGGGGGGGGGNNNNNNNNNNNNNNNNNNNNNNNNNNNNNNNNNNNNNNNNNNNNNNNNNNNNNNNNNNNNNNNNNNNNNNNNNNNNNNNNNNNNNNNNNNNNNNNNNNNNNNNNNNNNNNNNNNNNNNNNNNNNNNNNNNNNNNNNNNNNNNNNNNNNNNNNNNNNNNNNNNNNNNNNNNNNNNNNNNNNNNNNNNNNNNNNNNNNNNNNNNNNNNNNNNNNNNNNNNNNNNNNNNNNNNNNNNNNNNNNNNNNNNNNNNNNNNNNNNNNNNNNNNNNNNNNNNNNNNNNNNNNNNNNNNNNNNNNNNNNNNNNNNNNNNNNNNNNNNNNNNNNNNNNNNNNNNNNNNNNNNNNNNNNNNNNNNNNNNNNNNNNNNNNNNNNNNNNNNNNNNNNNNNNNNNNNNNNNNNNNgggggggggggggggggggggggggggggggggggggggggggggtgacaCAGTACTGTTGTGAACTATAAACTTGTCATTAAATCTTTGATTGTAATATTTTTGGTGGCAAAGGTGATGAAAGTTGTGATGTAATGGAACGCGTTAGGTGTTAACATAGATGAggagggggagggggtgggGCTACACGGGATGAATTCCCACCTCACAGATTTCTGAATT of Ipomoea triloba cultivar NCNSP0323 chromosome 3, ASM357664v1 contains these proteins:
- the LOC116014049 gene encoding rab escort protein 1; the encoded protein is MAMDDPTSYPPIEPSNFDLIVIGTGLPESIVAAAASAAGKSVLHLDSNSFYGSHYASLPLDDFTSFLQSHSNSASIPAPSQPHDESDYDLVPLCTRQVYSSIDVSAHSTEPLEHSRKFCIDLAGPRVLLCADDMINLILKTDINQYMEFKSVDASFICDGDGNLANVPDSRSAIFKDRSLSFPEKNQLMRFFKLVQGHLGGDDTESNKISEEDLECPFYEFLNRMGLSSKLKSIILYAITMATYDQENVDACKDVLKTRDGINHLALYHSSVGRFSNAPGAMIYPIYGQGELSQAFCRRAAVKGCIYVLRMPVHFLLKDKGSGNYKGVKLSSGQELFSHNLILAPSFVIPSAMVDSSAHCLQDGSFDFGREDVKEKLVKGICITKCSLKPDVANCLVFFPPGSLFPDQVTSIRVFQLSSNVAVCPSGMFVTYLSVICDDAVQGKKLLEAAINALFSIPVSGVPESNSADNPNSNTKPDLLWSALYVQELIKDSFDSFISVSMPDWKLHYSDLLSASVKIFQKIYPNEEFFPKAAPTKEHKDDGVSELEPSAEDVPELEPSAEDVPELEPSAEDVPELKPKPSVEDVPELKPSADGVPELEPSAEGVPVDGGVAEPKPSADGVPELEPSAVGVPELKSSAEGDPVGT
- the LOC116012347 gene encoding uncharacterized protein LOC116012347: MEEALEKHAKSIAAPLVFFIVGVFQFLSRYLELRKAKGSISQKDAQLKAEIKQLLKEANALSQPSTFAQAAKLRRMAAAKEKELAKSQGIHKEEIKMSYDMYSKCLLVLKIFTYFMLILWFWRMPVASVSKQLVHPFGKMLSWRAGGFVNDNVMVGIIPWLILCTRVSKTICWKVLK